The following coding sequences lie in one Silene latifolia isolate original U9 population chromosome 5, ASM4854445v1, whole genome shotgun sequence genomic window:
- the LOC141655739 gene encoding uncharacterized protein LOC141655739, protein MTGCWAIWEARNKWVFEGKTINPETVVRRIRGLLREMLEGRGVDEGSKGGLRELLGEEEGGWMKPKNGVLKINVDAGVISGVGTGLGVICRDGEGHMAWALTEQEAVERDPTEAEALAILVGVREAKRRGLRCIEVEGDCLTVIQDLQKRRQGRSNIFMIYDDIFDVCISFESCVFSFTRRNFNSVAHSLAHIEPWLNGCRRWDEDVPQNIGDCIARDRLSMK, encoded by the coding sequence ATGACAGGATGTTGGGCTATTTGGGAGGCGAGGAACAAGTGGGTTTTTGAGGGCAAGACGATTAATCCTGAGACGGTGGTACGGAGGATACGAGGCCTTTTAAGGGAGATGCTGGAGGGGCGGGGGGTGGATGAGGGGAGCAAAGGCGGGTTAAGGGAGTTGCTTGGGGAGGAAGAGGGAGGTTGGATGAAACCTAAGAATGGAGTACTTAAAATCAACGTTGATGCAGGGGTCATCAGTGGTGTCGGGACGGGATTAGGAGTTATCTGCCGTGATGGGGAAGGTCATATGGCGTGGGCTTTGACGGAGCAGGAGGCTGTGGAGCGTGACCCGACGGAGGCAGAAGCATTGGCCATTCTTGTTGGGGTTCGGGAAGCTAAGCGAAGAGGTCTAAGGTGCATAGAAGTGGAAGGGGATTGTCTGACCGTCATCCAAGATTTGCAAAAGCGAAGACAAGGACGCAGCAACATTTTCATGATTTATGACGATATTTTTGATGTTTGTATTTCTTTTGAGTCTTGTGTGTTTTCTTTTACTCGTAGGAATTTTAATAGTGTCGCTCATAGTTTAGCACATATAGAACCTTGGCTCAATGGATGTAGGAGATGGGACGAGGATGTGCCTCAGAACATTGGTGATTGTATTGCACGCGATCGTTTATCTATGAAGTAA